One Pygocentrus nattereri isolate fPygNat1 chromosome 12, fPygNat1.pri, whole genome shotgun sequence DNA window includes the following coding sequences:
- the LOC108442170 gene encoding SLIT and NTRK-like protein 1: MLLWIVLLKAALCVATRNVTRDVCKEQICSCNAVEGDLHIDCEKRGFTNLQHLTGPSSQFYHLLLHGNSLSRLFPNEFANFYNAVSLHLENNGLHDIVPGAFLGLQLVKRLHINNNKIRSFRKSTFLGLDDLEYLQADFNLLRDIDPSVFRDLSKLEVLILNDNLISALPINVFQHVPITHLDLRGNRIKTLPYEGVLEQIPGIVEVLLEDNPWDCNCDLVSLKEWLENIPQRALIGRVVCEAPARLQGSDLNETAQSELCPSKDGADSSLAAPPTQREASDLGPPPTILVTEVRPGRERPKARENWQLKAPTSTTGERDIVLPSNNNVTGTCPQPCVCKLIGTRQGLGVNCEGKKIESVSSLKPKPIGAHELNLRDNNIHTVRRLQFRGFASLNLLDLGGNNIKVIENGTFQYLSELRWLYMDKNYLDTLMADMFVGLQNLEYLSLEYNDIQLIVAGAFSPMPNLRVLFLNNNLLKSLPVDTFLGVSLSKISLHNNYFTYLPVVGVLDQLASVIQIDLHGNPWDCSCNIVPFKRWADRLASDVIVSDLKCESPEEFWKRDFRRIRDDLMCPQLFDQAPAGTTPSRNGSLASGDGGTRSGSYLEPSRVSISVLVPGLLLVFVTSAFTVVGMLVFVLRNRRRSKRREGNSSASEINSLQTVCDSSYWHGGAYHADGPHRPYDCGAHSLSDK, translated from the coding sequence ATGCTGCTTTGGATCGTCTTGCTGAAGGCGGCTCTTTGCGTGGCTACTAGGAACGTTACGAGGGACGTGTGCAAGGAGCAGATCTGCTCCTGCAACGCTGTAGAGGGCGACCTGCACATTGACTGCGAGAAACGGGGCTTCACCAACCTGCAGCATTTGACTGGCCCAAGCTCGCAGTTTTATCACCTCCTGCTGCATGGGAACTCCTTGTCCAGACTCTTCCCAAATGAGTTCGCCAACTTCTACAATGCCGTCAGCCTGCACCTGGAGAACAACGGCTTGCACGACATTGTGCCCGGCGCCTTCCTCGGGCTGCAGCTCGTCAAGCGGCTgcacatcaacaacaacaagatACGCTCTTTCAGAAAGAGCACGTTCCTTGGCCTGGACGATCTGGAGTACCTCCAGGCTGACTTTAACCTGCTTAGAGACATTGACCCTTCTGTGTTCAGGGACCTGAGCAAGCTCGAGGTTTTGATCCTGAATGATAACCTCATCAGTGCGCTCCCAATCAACGTGTTTCAACACGTACCCATCACCCACCTCGACCTACGGGGTAACCGGATAAAAACATTGCCTTACGAAGGGGTGCTAGAACAGATACCGGGAATAGTCGAGGTTTTATTGGAGGACAATCCATGGGACTGCAACTGTGACCTGGTTTCTTTGAAGGAGTGGCTTGAAAACATCCCACAGCGGGCCCTCATTGGCCGGGTGGTTTGTGAGGCTCCTGCAAGGCTCCAGGGCAGTGACTTAAATGAAACAGCGCAATCTGAGCTGTGCCCGTCAAAGGATGGCGCCGATTCGAGCTTGGCTGCTCCACCCACGCAACGTGAAGCCTCAGATTTGGGACCTCCACCCACCATATTGGTTACTGAGGTGCGCCCAGGCCGTGAACGACCCAAAGCACGAGAGAACTGGCAGCTGAAAGCGCCTACAAGCACTACTGGAGAGCGGGACATTGTTCTGCCTTCCAACAACAATGTCACTGGCACGTGCCCACAGCCATGTGTCTGCAAGCTGATTGGCACAAGGCAGGGACTTGGTGTTAACTGTGAAGGTAAAAAGATAGAAAGTGTTTCCAGCCTAAAGCCCAAACCCATTGGCGCGCATGAGCTCAACCTGCGTGACAACAACATCCACACAGTCAGAAGGTTGCAGTTCAGGGGCTTCGCAAGCCTGAATTTGCTCGACCTGGGGGGCAACAACATCAAAGTGATTGAGAACGGCACGTTTCAGTACCTAAGTGAGTTGCGGTGGCTCTACATGGACAAGAACTACTTGGATACCCTCATGGCGGATATGTTTGTGGGCCTTCAGAACTTGGAATATCTCAGTTTGGAGTACAATGACATCCAGCTGATAGTGGCGGGTGCTTTCAGCCCCATGCCCAACTTGCGTGTGCTGTTCCTCAACAACAACTTGCTGAAGTCGCTGCCCGTGGACACCTTTCTGGGAGTTTCCCTGTCCAAGATCAGCCTGCATAACAACTACTTCACCTACCTTCCTGTGGTGGGTGTTCTGGACCAGCTGGCCTCCGTCATCCAGATCGATTTGCACGGGAACCCTTGGGATTGCTCGTGCAACATTGTGCCGTTCAAACGTTGGGCCGACCGGCTGGCCTCAGACGTCATCGTCAGCGATCTCAAGTGCGAGTCTCCGGAAGAGTTCTGGAAGAGGGATTTCCGGAGGATCAGGGATGACCTCATGTGCCCGCAACTTTTTGATCAGGCCCCAGCCGGCACCACACCGTCAAGGAATGGCTCTTTGGCATCCGGGGATGGGGGAACCCGCTCTGGATCCTACCTGGAACCCAGCCGAGTATCCATCTCTGTTCTGGTGCCGGGCCTTTTGTTGGTCTTCGTCACATCCGCCTTCACTGTGGtgggaatgctggtgtttgtctTGCGCAACCGCCGCAGGTCTAAACGCCGGGAAGGCAACTCTTCCGCCTCCGAAATCAACTCTCTGCAGACTGTGTGCGATTCGTCTTACTGGCATGGCGGGGCTTACCATGCGGACGGACCCCACCGGCCTTACGACTGCGGTGCCCACTCGCTTTCTGACAAGTGA